GATCGCACCGAGCGCGAAGGCCAGGGCGAAGCTGATCGGGAGCAGCGCGCTCGCGACGACGGCGACCCCGAGGGCGGTGAAGAGGACGAGGGCGATGGACAGTCCTGCGATGGCCACGCGCTGCGCCTTGAGGTCGACGAGCGAGGTCGAGATGGCGGTGGCGTAGAGCAGCGGTGGGAGCAGCCCGATGAGCACGACCTCCGACGAGAGGGTGACCTCGGGGAACCACGGGACGAAGGAGGCCGCCGCGCCCGCCGCGAGCAGCAGCAGCGGCGTGAGCAGGCCGAGCCGCGACGCGATCCCGTGCACGAGCAGGGAGGCGACCGCGATGGCCAGGAGGGTGAGGGCGAGGTCCACCCGCTCATTGTGGCGCCCGTCCGTCGCGGCATCAGTCGGCGGCGTCTCGCCATCTGGCGCGGATCGTCTCGCGATGAGTGAGTGGCCCGGCCAGGGGCGCCGACGGTGCCACGATCGATCGATGACGTCCTATGTCCACGGCCACGCCGCCCCCGTCGTCGCCGCCCACGCCGCCCGCACCGTCGACAGCTCGGCGGCCTACCTCGCCGGTCATCTGCGCGAGGGCATGCGCGTGCTCGACGTCGGCTGCGGACCCGGGTCGATCACCCTGGAGCTCGCGCAGCGCGTGGCTCCGGGTGAGGTCGTCGGCGTCGACGCGTCGGAGTCGGTGATCGCCACCGCTCGCGCAGCGGCCGAGGCCGCGGGCGACGAGCACACCCACTTCGAGGTGGCGGACGCGATGCGGCTGCCCTTCGACGACGACAGCTTCGACGTCGTCCACGCCCACCAGGTGCTCCAGCACGTGCCCGACCCGGTGGGTCTGCTGCGCGAGATGGCCCGGGTCGCCCGACCCGGTGGTCTCGTCGCCGCGCGGGACGCCGACCACGAGGCGATGACCTGGGCGCCTGCGCACCCCGGGCTGGACCGGTGGCTGGAGCTCTACCGGGCGGCGGCACGCGGCACGGGCGGCGAGCCGGACGCCGGGCGCCACCTGCTTCGCTGGGCGCACGAGGCCGGCCTCACCGAGGTCACCGCGACCGCCTCGGTGTGGTGCTTCGCCGACGACGAGGCGCGCGAGTGGTGGGGCGGGCAGTGGCAGCGGCGAGCCGTGGACTCCGGCTTCCGCGACCAGGTCCTCGCCCAGGGCCTGGCCGACGACGGGGAGATCGCTCGCGTCGTCGAGGGGTGGCGGGAGTGGACGGCGTCACCGGACGGGTGGTTCGTCATCGTGCACGGCGAGGTCCTCGCCCGCGCCTGATGATCTTCGTCTGATACAAACAGCCGCAGCCTTGTCCCCCTTCGTCCCCCGGAGTGACCGTATGACCTTGACCGCAGCCGCCGACGGCTCCGCACTCGGCAACCCCGGCCCCGCCGGCTGGGGGTGGTACATCGACGCGGACCGCTGGGACCTCGGCGGCTGGCCGCACGGCACCAACAACATGGGCGAGCTGACGGCGGTGCTCGACCTGCTGCAGCAGACGGCCCACCTCGACGAGGACCTGCACGTCATCTGCGACAGCAAGTACGTCATCAACTCGATCACGTCCTGGATGCCGGGGTGGAAGGCCAAGGGCTGGCGCAAGAAGGACGGCAAGCCGGTCCTCAACCTCGAGATCATGCAGGCGCTCGACGCGGCGATGGCCGGGCGTCGGGTGACCTTCGAGTGGGTCAAGGGCCACGCGGGGCACCCGCTCAACGAGGAGGCCGACCGGCTCGCGACGACCGCGGCTGCCGCATGGGCGAAGGGGGTCGCCCCCGAGAGAGGGCCCGGCATCCCGGGTGCCCGGTCGGGTACGGCGGAGGCAGTCGTCGAGCACGCGGTCCAGCAGTCAGAGCAGGAGCCGGACGAGCCGCTGTCGCTCTTCTAGGAGCGGGCGGCGATCTGCTCCAGCTCCGCCCGGCGCTCGCCGGTCAGCGCGCCGGAGTCGAGTGCGGCCCGGGCGGCGTCACCGTCCCCGAACCATGCGCGCAGGTAGGTCGGCAGGCTCAGCCCTGACCCCGACGGGGTGACGACGATGGTGTCCTCGGACCGGATCTCGCCGGGCTCGACGACCTGCAGGTAGGCGCCGCTGCGGCCGTGCGCGGCGAACCGCTTGACCCAGCCGCGCTCGCCCATGCGCTCGCCGAAGGTCGCGCAGGGCACGCGCGGGCCGCGCACCTCGAGGAGGGCCGAGCCCACCTGCCAGCGGTCGCCGACCTCGCTCGCGTCGACCTCGAGGCCGCGGGTCGTGAGGTTTTCGCCGAACATCCCGTGGGGCAGCTCGCGCCCGAGGGCGCGCTCCCACTCGTCGAGCTCCTCGCGGGCGAAGGCGTAGACGGCCTGGTCGCTGCCGCCGTGGTGGCGGCCGTCGCCGACGTGGTCGCCGTCGACCCCGGAGACACCCGCACCGTCGACCACCCGCTTGGGCCCCGGGTCGCTCACCCGGATGACGTCGACGGGGTGCTTGCCGATGCCCGTGGGTCGACCCTTGGGGATCCGCTGGACCATCGGGCGGCCGATGTTGACGGACAGGACGTGGGGGATGGGGGAGGGCACGAGGAGAGGTTACGTCGCTCCCTTCGGCAGGTCCGTCGTCGCCCAAGACCACCCGCCCGCCGCCCACCACTGCTGGTTCGAAGAAGAAGCGCGACCCATGAGCAGCGACTCCTCTTCGAACCAACGGCATCGTGACCGGTGCACGGTCGCCACATGCTCATCCACGCCGACCAGCGGTCAGCTCCGCGTGGGCCCGCACCACCTGATCGAGAAATTCTTCACGGCCCAGCCGTAGGCCGATGAGGTTCATCCTCAGGATGATGTCTCCGCCGAGCGTGATGGCGTTCTGACGGAAGTGGTCGAAGGTGACCTCGAGCCCGGCGGAGTGGGCGGCACCGTCGATCTCGAGGGCCAGACCGATGTCCTCCCAGCAGACGTCGAGGTATCGGGTGCGGCCATCGACCCGACGGATCGCCTGCCGGGTCGGGGTGGGAAGACCGCGTCGACGCAGCGCGGGGACGAGGTCGAGCTCGCCGAGCGAGTGGGCGCCGTCGGCGATGTCGTCGATGAGCTGGGCGATCAGTGCGCGCCGACGTCGTCCGGCGTACTGGCTGTGCGTCACGTGCAGGGTCTCGGCCGTGGTGATCCGCTGCTGCACGGGGAGCACCAGGAAGAGCGCGGCCTGTCGATCGCTCACGGCCCATTGCGCGGCGCGCAAGGCAGCGAGTGCCGGCGGGGTCCGCGGGAGGCCGGGCAGCGCGCACTCGTCCGGCAGACGTCGCGAGACCTTGTGCTGGACCACGCCGTCGATGCAGCGCACCTGGCACAGGTGATGGAGTGAGATGTGCACGACCGTGTCGGTGAGCCCTGTGACGCCGGCGGCCTTGAGGCTCGTGACGCCGTCGACCCTGGCGTCGCCCGTGCTCTCGTAGACACCCCGCCAGGCGTGAGCGGTGGGTGACAGCTCACCGGTGTGCAGTGCCACGGTATGGCGCCCGTGCAGCCTCCATCTGCCGGCGCGGACATGCGAGGACACGCGGTCGCGCCCCACCCCCAGCGCCCGGAGGTCGGCCCGGGACAGCACGCCGTCCCTCGGGTCTGCGGCGTCGCTCGCCGCCCGCAGCAGTCGGTCGGCGACGTCTCGGCGGATGCCCATGGTCACGAGCGTCTCCGCATGTCGGTGCCTGTGGCACCGGGGAGGTTGCGCTGTGGATGGAGCGCTGCGGACGGTCGCGGTTGTGCACCGGCCAGGGGCGTGGATCGAAGAAGGACCGCGACTCATGAGTCGCGGTCCTTCTTCGAATCAGCTGCTGTGGTTGTGCTCGGGTCAGCGGGGGAGGCCGGAGGCCACCCAGCCACCGGGCGAGGGGTGCACCTCGTGGCGCACCAGCCGCGCGGGGGCGGACCAGCGCGAAGGGGGGGCCTGCGGGGCCTCCTCCTCGCCACCACCGAGTCCGGACAGGACCGCGACGAGCGCGGCGACCTGCTCGGGGGAGGCATCACCGAGGACCTCGATGCGCGGGCCCGCCGGCGCCGCCGGGCCGTCGACGGACTCGGAGCCTTGAGCCTGCTCGGGAGCGGTGCTCATAGCGGAATGTTCCCGTGCTTCTTGGGCGGCAGCGTCTCGCGCTTGGTGCGCAGGGCCCGCAGCGCCTTGGAGACATTCATCCGCGTGTTGCTCGGCGAGATGACCGTGTCGATGTAGCCACGCTCGGCCGCCACGTACGGGTTGGCCAGGGCGTCCTCGTAGGCGCTGATGAACTCCTGGCGCGCGGCGTCGACGTCGCGCCCCTCGGACTCGGCGGCAGCCAGCTGCTTGCGGTAGAGGATGTTGACGGCACCCTGGGCGCCCATGACCGCGATCTGGGCCGTGGGCCAGGCGAGGTTGATGTCGGCACCGAGGTGCTTGGAGCCCATGACGTCGTAGGCGCC
The genomic region above belongs to Janibacter limosus and contains:
- a CDS encoding methyltransferase domain-containing protein, translated to MTSYVHGHAAPVVAAHAARTVDSSAAYLAGHLREGMRVLDVGCGPGSITLELAQRVAPGEVVGVDASESVIATARAAAEAAGDEHTHFEVADAMRLPFDDDSFDVVHAHQVLQHVPDPVGLLREMARVARPGGLVAARDADHEAMTWAPAHPGLDRWLELYRAAARGTGGEPDAGRHLLRWAHEAGLTEVTATASVWCFADDEAREWWGGQWQRRAVDSGFRDQVLAQGLADDGEIARVVEGWREWTASPDGWFVIVHGEVLARA
- a CDS encoding MOSC domain-containing protein, translated to MPSPIPHVLSVNIGRPMVQRIPKGRPTGIGKHPVDVIRVSDPGPKRVVDGAGVSGVDGDHVGDGRHHGGSDQAVYAFAREELDEWERALGRELPHGMFGENLTTRGLEVDASEVGDRWQVGSALLEVRGPRVPCATFGERMGERGWVKRFAAHGRSGAYLQVVEPGEIRSEDTIVVTPSGSGLSLPTYLRAWFGDGDAARAALDSGALTGERRAELEQIAARS
- a CDS encoding acyl-CoA carboxylase subunit epsilon, translating into MSTAPEQAQGSESVDGPAAPAGPRIEVLGDASPEQVAALVAVLSGLGGGEEEAPQAPPSRWSAPARLVRHEVHPSPGGWVASGLPR
- a CDS encoding ribonuclease H family protein, whose product is MTLTAAADGSALGNPGPAGWGWYIDADRWDLGGWPHGTNNMGELTAVLDLLQQTAHLDEDLHVICDSKYVINSITSWMPGWKAKGWRKKDGKPVLNLEIMQALDAAMAGRRVTFEWVKGHAGHPLNEEADRLATTAAAAWAKGVAPERGPGIPGARSGTAEAVVEHAVQQSEQEPDEPLSLF